In the Streptomyces sp. BHT-5-2 genome, one interval contains:
- a CDS encoding sensor histidine kinase yields the protein MSSSASPAVENRPARSPFAGPDERGRQLWRAGGEAVLAAVLVLLTYLGESSIEARLVGRVPALAVIGIALVLVRRRLPVVGVVGLAALMGVAPAAALLTAVAAYTAARQWETPRRRVGLLLGAAGAAMVTCAVSAPVLEVGSWVFGLALGAVLAVTTVVVPGLVGTAAGQQDRLLRALRERTAAAEEARRLADSEARVRERTRIAAEMHDLVGHRLSVVSLYSDGLELALGKEAPGLQDAAAVVGRAARDAMRELREVLGVLGPVGQDAGTDALTDATGTRGDIEGLVEDSRGAGIPVELRWEGPDLDTRPARVRRAVHRVVREALTNVHRYAVGAHVSVLVRHTGERVEVRVRNGVPPVPPTATTGLGTGRGLIGLRERVALLGGALEAERTPGGGFTVTADIPAEAGPGAEPTETEPQGEGPGAAVEEPGRGPSAFQRRLGGAVIGLVGLAGVGVMMLFGLVLVHGAQLGAQSRSNEVPRVGMARERVERAVSFDSDTVRAAAAGREPARPASATDCLYPYVDNGSEGGRLEIVRYCFRADTLIAIDRFSVPMVTEKVTEPPHGRRTHD from the coding sequence ATGTCGTCCAGCGCATCACCTGCTGTTGAGAACCGCCCGGCTCGCAGCCCCTTCGCGGGGCCCGACGAGCGGGGGCGGCAACTGTGGCGGGCGGGGGGTGAGGCGGTCCTGGCCGCGGTGCTGGTGCTGCTCACCTACCTGGGCGAGTCGTCGATCGAGGCCAGGCTGGTGGGTCGGGTCCCGGCTCTGGCGGTCATCGGCATCGCTCTGGTGCTGGTGCGGCGCCGACTTCCGGTGGTCGGTGTGGTCGGGCTCGCGGCGCTGATGGGGGTGGCGCCCGCGGCGGCGTTGCTGACCGCGGTCGCGGCCTACACCGCCGCCCGGCAGTGGGAGACGCCGCGGCGGCGGGTGGGGCTGCTGCTCGGGGCGGCCGGTGCGGCGATGGTGACGTGCGCGGTGTCCGCGCCCGTGCTGGAGGTGGGCAGTTGGGTGTTCGGCCTGGCGCTGGGCGCGGTGCTCGCGGTGACCACGGTGGTGGTGCCCGGCCTGGTGGGCACTGCTGCGGGGCAGCAGGACCGGCTGTTGCGGGCGTTGCGGGAGCGTACGGCCGCCGCGGAGGAGGCGCGGCGACTGGCGGACAGCGAGGCGCGGGTGCGCGAGCGGACGCGGATCGCCGCGGAGATGCACGATCTGGTCGGGCACCGGCTCAGCGTGGTCTCGCTGTACTCGGACGGGTTGGAGCTGGCACTGGGCAAGGAGGCGCCCGGGCTGCAGGACGCGGCCGCCGTGGTGGGCCGTGCTGCCCGCGACGCGATGCGGGAGTTGCGGGAGGTGCTGGGGGTCCTGGGCCCGGTGGGGCAGGATGCCGGCACCGATGCGCTGACGGACGCGACGGGTACGCGCGGGGACATCGAGGGGCTGGTCGAGGACTCCCGCGGGGCCGGCATCCCGGTCGAGCTGCGCTGGGAGGGTCCCGATCTCGATACGCGGCCGGCCAGGGTACGGCGGGCGGTGCACCGCGTGGTGCGCGAGGCGCTGACCAATGTCCACCGGTACGCGGTCGGAGCGCATGTGTCCGTCTTGGTCCGCCACACCGGCGAGCGGGTGGAGGTGCGGGTGCGCAACGGTGTGCCGCCCGTGCCGCCCACCGCCACCACTGGGCTCGGCACCGGGCGTGGGCTGATCGGGCTGCGGGAGCGGGTGGCGCTGCTCGGCGGTGCACTGGAGGCGGAGCGGACGCCCGGTGGCGGCTTCACCGTGACCGCCGACATCCCTGCCGAGGCGGGGCCCGGCGCGGAGCCGACGGAGACCGAGCCGCAAGGGGAGGGCCCGGGCGCCGCTGTCGAGGAGCCCGGTCGCGGGCCGTCCGCCTTCCAGCGGCGTCTCGGAGGTGCCGTCATCGGGCTGGTCGGCCTGGCCGGGGTGGGGGTGATGATGCTGTTCGGGCTCGTTCTGGTGCACGGTGCGCAGCTGGGCGCCCAGTCTCGGAGCAACGAAGTGCCTCGGGTGGGGATGGCGCGGGAGCGGGTGGAACGGGCTGTGTCCTTCGACTCCGACACGGTGCGCGCGGCCGCCGCCGGGCGTGAGCCGGCGCGGCCGGCATCCGCCACGGACTGCCTGTATCCGTACGTGGACAACGGGTCCGAGGGCGGGCGGCTGGAGATCGTCCGCTACTGCTTCCGGGCCGACACCCTGATCGCGATCGACCGATTCAGCGTTCCGATGGTCACGGAGAAGGTGACCGAACCGCCGCATGGGAGAAGGACACATGACTGA
- a CDS encoding right-handed parallel beta-helix repeat-containing protein, producing MARLALRVVAAVLATLALVVGCGDTGGSGQGRRPSGAHVTIRVPGDAPTISDAVSLAHRGDLVLVAPGVYHESVRIDTAHITLRGASRDKVVIDGRLQQPNGVVVAAPGVAVENLTVENNTQNGVLVTGSAKASAGLPGRSGGYDTGDEPVTFLKSFLVSHVTATRNGLYGIYAFSAQNGVIEHSYASGGADSGIYVGQCRPCHVVVRDNVAELNAVGYEGTNASGDMYVVGNRLVGNRVGLTTDSDHQEKLLPQEDAVIAGNLIAANQERATPVQADGGWGTGIGIDGGSHNQFIRNRIAGNSNVGLVITATADIPPVGNQIVDNTFTGNGVDVGWTFPTATRGRGNCLRGNDLRTTVPARLATATSCPLPDRSPSPAGKWAVPTAPGGIPFTEVAAPGPQPQFPDALTTGVTAVPAVPALPDTAGIPLPSASLLAAGARVQTS from the coding sequence ATGGCTCGATTGGCTCTGCGCGTGGTGGCAGCGGTACTGGCCACGCTGGCACTTGTGGTCGGCTGCGGCGACACCGGCGGATCGGGCCAAGGCCGGCGACCGAGCGGTGCACATGTGACGATCCGAGTACCCGGCGACGCCCCGACGATCTCCGATGCGGTGTCGCTTGCCCACCGCGGGGACCTGGTACTGGTCGCGCCGGGCGTTTACCACGAATCGGTGAGGATCGACACGGCACACATCACTCTTCGCGGCGCGTCCCGGGACAAGGTCGTCATCGACGGGCGGCTGCAGCAGCCGAACGGTGTCGTCGTCGCGGCGCCCGGGGTGGCCGTGGAGAACCTGACCGTGGAGAACAACACGCAGAACGGGGTCCTGGTCACCGGTTCGGCGAAGGCGTCGGCCGGACTGCCGGGGCGTTCCGGGGGCTACGACACCGGCGACGAGCCGGTCACCTTCCTGAAGTCGTTCCTGGTCTCGCATGTGACCGCGACCCGCAACGGTCTGTACGGCATCTATGCGTTCTCCGCACAGAACGGTGTCATCGAGCACTCGTACGCGTCGGGCGGGGCCGACTCGGGGATCTACGTCGGGCAGTGCAGGCCGTGCCACGTCGTGGTGCGGGACAACGTCGCCGAACTCAACGCGGTCGGTTATGAAGGCACCAACGCCAGCGGGGACATGTACGTGGTCGGCAACCGCCTGGTCGGCAACCGGGTCGGCCTGACCACCGACTCCGACCACCAAGAGAAGCTGCTCCCGCAAGAGGACGCCGTCATCGCGGGCAACCTGATCGCCGCCAACCAGGAGAGGGCCACCCCGGTGCAGGCCGACGGTGGGTGGGGCACCGGCATCGGCATCGACGGCGGCAGCCACAACCAGTTCATCCGCAACCGCATCGCCGGCAACAGCAACGTCGGGCTGGTGATCACCGCAACCGCCGACATACCTCCGGTCGGCAACCAGATCGTGGACAACACGTTCACCGGCAACGGCGTCGACGTCGGCTGGACGTTCCCCACCGCCACCCGGGGGCGGGGCAACTGCCTGCGCGGCAATGATCTGCGAACCACGGTGCCCGCCCGGCTCGCGACAGCCACCTCCTGCCCACTTCCGGACAGGTCGCCCTCGCCGGCCGGCAAGTGGGCCGTGCCGACGGCACCCGGTGGAATCCCGTTCACCGAGGTCGCAGCGCCTGGTCCGCAGCCGCAGTTCCCGGATGCCCTCACTACGGGCGTCACCGCCGTCCCGGCCGTTCCGGCCCTGCCGGACACCGCGGGTATCCCGCTGCCGTCGGCGTCCCTGCTCGCCGCGGGCGCGCGGGTGCAGACGTCATGA
- a CDS encoding Dyp-type peroxidase: protein MHRADHHPSRRTFLDVTGAMAAAGLIAGCTSDSAHPGRHAPSAAATQSPVPATGRHQAGITLPQPAQPHLLAVVADLGAPGAAGPLLAELGQAVRTLTTGTDRRLLGLPPGDLTVTVGVGPRLVRAAGASLPGATDLPRFSRERIAPRTRGGDLLIQICASDALLLPVVAAALLDQAGDRVHERWRQSARRGTNVPLGNGLTAPRNPLGFIDGIVGPHTAAEQQRDLWLAGPPAVAGGTLAVVRRMELDLPRFAALSVAEQEAVFGRRRASGVPLSGGTVAASPDLGAKMPDGRYLVPSDAHVRRANPAVVGAGLMLRRSYSTDEPAPGLLFISFQNDLRTFTATLTHMDTSDALLRFTTTTASATFLILPGFDRQHPLGSRMFG from the coding sequence ATGCACCGAGCCGATCACCACCCGTCGCGCCGCACGTTTCTCGATGTCACCGGCGCCATGGCGGCCGCAGGTCTGATCGCCGGGTGCACATCGGACTCCGCACATCCAGGACGGCACGCCCCTTCGGCAGCGGCCACACAATCGCCGGTTCCGGCGACGGGCCGCCATCAGGCAGGCATCACCCTCCCTCAGCCGGCCCAGCCCCATCTGCTCGCTGTGGTGGCCGACCTCGGTGCCCCCGGGGCCGCCGGCCCGTTACTGGCCGAACTCGGCCAGGCCGTCCGCACACTCACCACGGGGACCGACCGGCGGCTGCTGGGCCTGCCGCCGGGCGACCTCACCGTGACCGTCGGCGTGGGCCCCCGGCTGGTCCGCGCGGCTGGTGCTTCGCTGCCCGGCGCGACCGACCTCCCGCGATTCTCCCGCGAGCGGATCGCCCCCCGGACACGCGGCGGTGACCTGCTCATCCAGATCTGCGCCAGTGACGCACTGCTCCTGCCGGTCGTCGCCGCCGCGCTCCTGGACCAGGCAGGTGACCGCGTCCACGAACGCTGGCGGCAGTCCGCACGCCGCGGTACCAACGTGCCCCTCGGCAACGGTCTCACCGCGCCGCGAAACCCGCTCGGTTTCATCGACGGCATCGTGGGCCCGCACACGGCCGCCGAACAACAACGAGACCTGTGGCTGGCCGGTCCCCCCGCCGTCGCCGGCGGCACGCTTGCCGTAGTGCGGCGCATGGAACTCGACCTGCCGCGGTTCGCCGCACTGTCCGTAGCCGAGCAGGAGGCGGTCTTCGGGCGGCGCCGGGCCAGTGGCGTCCCCCTTTCCGGCGGCACCGTCGCCGCGAGCCCGGACCTCGGCGCCAAGATGCCGGACGGACGTTATCTCGTCCCCTCGGACGCCCACGTGCGCAGGGCGAATCCCGCAGTGGTCGGCGCCGGCCTCATGCTCCGCCGCTCCTACAGCACCGACGAGCCGGCCCCCGGCCTGCTCTTCATCAGCTTCCAGAACGACCTGCGGACCTTCACCGCCACCCTCACCCACATGGACACCTCCGACGCGCTGCTGCGATTCACCACCACAACCGCCAGCGCGACCTTCCTGATCCTCCCCGGCTTCGACCGGCAACACCCGCTCGGCTCCCGGATGTTCGGTTGA